From a region of the Bradyrhizobium diazoefficiens genome:
- a CDS encoding class I SAM-dependent methyltransferase, with protein MLKQCCAAAYDHDAVRVLVGDELHPGGAQLTERLGRMLNLGSDARVLDVASGRGDGALVLAARFGCEVVGLDYGRRNVEAATNEARLRGLADRVEFCCGDAERLPFSDGTFDAVVCECALCTFPDKRAAADEFARVLKPGGRVGISDLTRSGPLPRGLEGVAAWIACVADARPVGDYSALLAGAGLAVRETEAHDGALVDFIEAIRSRLFATEIMIGLNKLELPGIDLAAVKDIARCALAAAKSGTLGYAIVTATKDAGPRAGDLKARP; from the coding sequence GAGCTGCACCCGGGCGGCGCGCAACTCACAGAGCGCCTGGGGCGAATGCTGAATCTGGGGTCGGATGCCCGCGTCCTCGACGTCGCATCCGGACGAGGCGATGGTGCGCTGGTGCTCGCCGCCCGCTTCGGCTGCGAGGTCGTCGGTCTCGACTACGGACGGCGGAACGTTGAAGCGGCGACGAACGAGGCGAGATTGCGGGGACTGGCGGACAGGGTCGAGTTCTGCTGCGGCGACGCCGAGAGATTGCCCTTCTCCGACGGGACGTTCGACGCCGTCGTCTGTGAGTGTGCGCTGTGCACGTTTCCGGACAAGCGGGCGGCGGCCGATGAATTCGCCCGAGTGCTGAAGCCCGGCGGGCGGGTCGGCATCAGCGATCTCACCCGCAGCGGTCCCTTGCCTCGCGGACTCGAAGGTGTCGCCGCCTGGATCGCGTGCGTCGCGGACGCACGGCCGGTCGGCGACTATAGCGCGCTACTCGCCGGCGCCGGCCTGGCCGTCCGCGAGACGGAGGCGCACGACGGCGCCCTGGTCGATTTTATCGAGGCGATCCGGTCCCGGCTGTTCGCGACGGAGATCATGATCGGGCTGAACAAGCTCGAATTGCCGGGCATTGATCTCGCGGCGGTCAAGGACATCGCCCGATGCGCGCTCGCCGCGGCGAAGTCCGGCACGCTCGGCTACGCGATCGTCACCGCCACAAAGGACGCCGGCCCGCGCGCCGGCGACCTCAAGGCACGACCTTAA
- a CDS encoding DUF1109 domain-containing protein: MIATPDLIESLSKNLKPVRRLRPPVTRAAGWLLLAALVVGLLAVSQGIRPDLAQRLHDPAFSAGMAGAILTGVLAAVAAFLVSLPDRSRLWLLLPAPAVVLWLSNIGYQCLGDWVSFGPDGVSIGEAMRCLATLVLTSLPLSLAMLVMLRYAAPLRPTAVTCMGSLSVAAITATALSLFHSGDATLMIIMFNIGTAMMFVGLGGLFGHRMMQWIAPRPDIRG, translated from the coding sequence ATGATTGCGACACCCGATCTCATCGAATCCCTTTCGAAGAACTTGAAGCCCGTACGCCGGCTGCGGCCGCCGGTGACGCGGGCGGCCGGCTGGCTCCTGCTGGCGGCGCTGGTCGTGGGTCTCCTGGCGGTCAGTCAGGGCATCCGCCCAGACCTCGCGCAGCGGCTGCACGATCCGGCGTTCTCCGCCGGCATGGCCGGAGCGATCCTGACGGGCGTGCTCGCTGCGGTCGCCGCCTTCCTGGTGAGCCTGCCGGACCGCTCGCGCTTGTGGCTCCTTCTGCCAGCGCCGGCAGTCGTTCTTTGGCTGTCGAACATCGGCTACCAGTGCCTCGGCGATTGGGTCTCGTTCGGCCCCGACGGCGTCTCGATCGGAGAGGCGATGCGTTGCCTCGCAACGCTGGTGCTAACCAGCTTGCCGCTGTCGCTCGCGATGCTTGTCATGCTGCGCTACGCGGCGCCGCTGCGGCCGACCGCGGTGACCTGCATGGGCAGCCTATCGGTGGCGGCGATCACGGCGACGGCCCTGTCGCTCTTCCATTCGGGAGACGCTACCCTCATGATAATCATGTTCAACATCGGGACGGCGATGATGTTCGTCGGTCTCGGGGGCCTGTTCGGACACCGCATGATGCAATGGATCGCGCCGCGCCCGGACATCAGGGGTTAG
- a CDS encoding sigma-70 family RNA polymerase sigma factor → MTERNGPPQLRLVGSEGDGAPAAAEPAARDTDWAILMAHAQDGDRSAYQRLLREITPYLRSLAARRHRDPSDIEDAVQDILLTVHAIRHTFDPTRPFGPWLVTIANRRFIDRLRRQGRRRTRETPLMPEHETFSEPQANFEERSDRHELEKVIGELPPMQRKAVQLLKLKEMSLKEASTASGMSIAALKVNVHRAVKSLRKRLGDRSEP, encoded by the coding sequence ATGACCGAGCGAAACGGTCCTCCGCAGCTCAGGCTCGTCGGCAGCGAAGGCGACGGCGCGCCTGCCGCCGCCGAGCCCGCCGCCCGCGACACCGACTGGGCGATCCTGATGGCTCATGCCCAGGACGGCGACCGGTCGGCCTATCAGCGCCTCCTTCGGGAGATCACTCCGTACCTGCGTTCGCTGGCGGCGCGCCGGCATCGCGACCCGAGCGACATTGAAGACGCGGTGCAGGACATCCTGCTGACCGTCCACGCGATCCGGCATACGTTCGATCCGACCAGGCCGTTCGGCCCGTGGCTGGTGACGATCGCGAACCGCCGGTTCATCGACCGCCTCCGGCGGCAGGGGCGCAGGCGGACCCGGGAAACGCCGCTGATGCCCGAACATGAAACCTTTTCCGAGCCTCAGGCGAACTTTGAAGAGAGATCCGACAGACATGAACTCGAGAAGGTGATCGGCGAGCTTCCTCCCATGCAGCGCAAGGCGGTACAATTACTCAAGCTCAAGGAGATGTCGCTGAAGGAGGCCTCGACAGCGAGCGGGATGTCGATCGCGGCGCTGAAGGTGAACGTGCACCGGGCAGTGAAGAGCCTGCGGAAGCGTCTCGGCGATCGGAGCGAGCCATGA
- a CDS encoding DoxX family protein, giving the protein MSSFSTMSTVEGVVRGLVERLAKVALVVAPPVLRIALALPFFRSGLTKWDGFLSLSPAASYLFEDEFKLHIFGHAYDFPFPAVFAYFDGLAEIVLPVLLILGLATRFSALALLVMTGVIQLVVPEGWANFHLPWAALAVAIMALGPGKLSLDHLAASLWRRRVPDRGRRP; this is encoded by the coding sequence ATGAGTTCGTTCTCGACCATGTCGACCGTCGAAGGTGTCGTGCGCGGCCTCGTCGAGCGCCTCGCGAAGGTCGCCCTCGTCGTCGCGCCGCCGGTGCTTCGCATCGCCCTGGCGCTGCCGTTCTTCAGATCGGGATTGACGAAGTGGGACGGCTTCCTGTCCCTGTCGCCGGCGGCGTCGTACCTCTTCGAAGACGAGTTCAAGCTGCACATCTTCGGACACGCGTATGATTTTCCGTTTCCGGCCGTGTTCGCGTACTTCGACGGCCTCGCGGAGATCGTACTGCCGGTCTTGCTGATCCTGGGACTCGCGACGCGCTTCAGCGCGCTTGCGCTCCTGGTCATGACGGGCGTGATCCAACTCGTCGTGCCGGAGGGATGGGCGAACTTCCATCTGCCGTGGGCGGCGCTCGCCGTCGCCATCATGGCGCTCGGTCCCGGCAAGCTTTCGCTCGACCACCTCGCCGCATCGCTTTGGCGGCGCAGAGTCCCTGACAGAGGCCGCCGTCCATGA
- a CDS encoding DNA-binding domain-containing protein: MRSLAERQRSFAAALLDPALPMPAGLVGPDGTPSARRFAVYRNNVVAGLTQTLMDAYPAVQRIVGAEFFQALARAYVVGELPRSPMLFDYGAGFPDFIGRFEPASMLPYLADVARIERAWTEAYHAAEATPIDLSAFAEIDPDRLPAVTLVLHPSVRIVRSHFPALTIWQMNVEGGVPGPVDLAAGGENALLVRPEADVEVRSIPNGSPEFIHAVASGRPVLVAFEQALLADPDFDLAANLSDLIQAGAVVGLGFAQEPLRA, encoded by the coding sequence ATGCGCTCGCTAGCTGAACGGCAACGGTCTTTCGCAGCGGCGCTGCTCGATCCCGCTCTTCCCATGCCGGCAGGTCTGGTCGGTCCCGACGGGACGCCGAGTGCACGGCGCTTCGCCGTCTACCGCAACAATGTGGTCGCCGGTCTGACGCAGACACTGATGGATGCCTATCCCGCCGTGCAGCGCATCGTCGGAGCGGAATTCTTCCAGGCACTGGCCCGCGCCTACGTCGTCGGCGAGTTGCCCCGGTCGCCGATGCTGTTCGACTACGGCGCGGGCTTCCCGGACTTCATCGGCCGGTTCGAACCCGCATCAATGTTGCCGTATTTGGCCGACGTGGCGCGTATCGAGCGCGCATGGACGGAGGCCTACCACGCTGCCGAGGCCACGCCGATCGACCTTTCGGCGTTCGCGGAGATCGATCCGGACCGGCTGCCAGCCGTCACCCTGGTGCTGCATCCGTCAGTCCGGATCGTCCGCTCGCACTTTCCGGCGCTGACGATCTGGCAGATGAACGTCGAGGGCGGCGTTCCCGGCCCGGTCGATTTGGCGGCCGGCGGCGAAAACGCGCTCCTGGTCCGGCCCGAGGCCGACGTGGAGGTTCGATCGATTCCGAACGGCAGTCCGGAGTTCATTCACGCGGTCGCATCCGGAAGGCCGGTGCTGGTCGCGTTCGAACAAGCGCTCCTCGCCGACCCGGACTTTGACCTGGCGGCGAATTTGTCGGATCTGATCCAGGCGGGCGCGGTGGTCGGTCTCGGGTTCGCGCAGGAGCCGCTACGGGCATGA
- a CDS encoding DUF692 domain-containing protein translates to MRIAPSSSEDRIPSRAGVGLKAEHYRTIIDTAPDIGFFEVHAENYMGAGGPPHRYLSAIRERYPLSLHGVGLSIGADRPLDEDHIARLRLLYQRYRPGLFSEHLAWSTHDTGFLNDLLPVPYTSETLQRVVEHIDQVQTALGCQMLLENPSTYVAFAESTYAETDFIAEVARRSGCGLLLDVNNVFVASTNQQWDPVAYIEGYPLARVKEIHLAGNDRQADEAGRPLLIDTHDRPVEDAVWHLYELAVRLIGPVPTLIEWDAQVPPWSTLAAEAKRAEAIMSARRPEMPRHALAS, encoded by the coding sequence ATGCGCATTGCTCCGTCATCGTCAGAAGATCGTATACCGTCGCGCGCCGGCGTCGGCCTCAAGGCCGAGCACTACCGCACGATCATCGATACGGCGCCCGATATCGGCTTCTTCGAAGTGCATGCGGAGAACTACATGGGCGCGGGCGGCCCGCCGCACCGCTATCTTTCGGCGATCCGGGAACGCTACCCCTTGTCCCTTCACGGTGTCGGGCTCTCGATCGGTGCGGACCGGCCGCTGGATGAGGATCACATCGCGCGGCTGCGACTGCTCTACCAGCGCTACAGACCCGGCCTGTTTTCCGAACATCTGGCGTGGTCGACGCATGACACCGGCTTCCTGAACGACCTGCTTCCCGTACCCTACACGTCCGAGACGCTCCAGCGCGTCGTCGAGCACATCGACCAGGTCCAGACCGCCCTCGGCTGTCAGATGCTTCTGGAGAATCCGTCGACCTACGTCGCGTTCGCCGAGAGCACCTATGCGGAGACCGACTTCATCGCCGAAGTCGCCAGGCGCAGCGGCTGCGGTCTGCTGCTCGACGTCAACAACGTCTTCGTGGCGTCGACCAATCAGCAGTGGGATCCGGTCGCCTACATCGAGGGCTATCCGCTCGCGCGCGTGAAGGAGATCCACCTCGCCGGGAACGACCGGCAGGCCGACGAGGCCGGCAGGCCGCTACTCATCGATACCCACGATCGCCCGGTCGAAGATGCCGTCTGGCATCTCTACGAACTGGCGGTGCGGCTCATAGGGCCGGTGCCGACGCTGATCGAGTGGGATGCACAAGTGCCGCCCTGGTCGACGCTCGCCGCAGAAGCGAAGCGCGCCGAAGCGATCATGTCCGCCCGCCGTCCGGAGATGCCCCGTCATGCGCTCGCTAGCTGA